In Oryzias melastigma strain HK-1 linkage group LG10, ASM292280v2, whole genome shotgun sequence, the genomic window GACTCCAGCGATTCTGAAGAATATCTAAGCATATGCTGCCATCTGCATACACTGCAAGAGAGCAAAGATTTTAGGAAGATGAATAATCTCAGTTCTACACATAATTACAATTATGCCATACCATTTGGGTGAAACATTTTGGAGACAAATCGCACTGTTGGAGGTTTATTGGGATATTCCTCTGTAAATTCAATGGTAAGTTTGAAGGTTCCTGAAAAGAATgaatatgaaagaaaacaataaatgaatgagCTTCATGTAAGgaatttattaattcaaatgtccctaaatttgagcttttttgatGTATTATTAAACATTATACACATATAAGCCTTACCATCTTCAAAAGGTGTTCCCTCTGGTCtgagaggaaaacaacaaaaaagtgtgaATAATCGAATGGACTTTTAATGTTaatggatagcttcaatatctttattttagtttttgaacaCCAAAACTTACCCAAAAATGACTGCATTCCATACCATGATATTGTTTTCAGATGGGGCTCCACTAACTCCGGCTGGAGGATCTTCCTGCAGCCTAACAtgagcagcagagaaaaaaaaaaaatcagaaaaaaattgatgAAACTAGTAGTTATAGCTGATATACATTTCAAAGTGACACTATTTGAACAGAAACAGCATAAAATACAACCTCTTTCTGGAATTTAATACAGAATCCTTCTCAGTCCATTTAACTTGAGCAGTATTTTCCAGTGTTAGGATTAAAATTGCACTTTTAgtataactaaatattttgactCTACTTAAgtcaaactgaacaaaagcCTTGCCCACTGTCAGTATATGTAATctattaaataaagttaatgcCATAATTGTGAACTCATAAATTGATAATGTTACAGTCCTAGGCCATggactttaaaatgatcagtttAATGGAACATGTGGAGAAAACCCATGTGCTGAGGCCACCTGAGCCACCTGCCTTTTACGGTTCGGTGACTGCATGGCAGATGGTTGCTGATCCTCAGTCTTAAGTGATGATCTATCATTGTCGTCAAAGGACAGAAGCTTTCTTGATCAGAGTGTTGGGGCGATCTACTTTAACCTTTCATCTAGCTTAAGGGCCATCTGGCTTCTGATATAAACGTCAGAACTTTTACATCATTAGACCTAGGGAGCACCGCGAGATGAAACATTTTATAGTTGTACACGACGATGAGCCCCAAAACGAAAGGGTATTTGTCCCGAAATTGTAAATTACGCACCAACACTTAATATAAGTTGCGAAATTCAATACACGAACTGAGTGTTACTATACTACCGACTAGCATGCTAACGCCGGTTAGCTTGGTAGTTACTTGCCAACTACTCGTAAGTTATTAAACAGTTAATGCCAATTCAGTAGGAGTTCTATATCTACTGCTTATTACGATGATTATAATGactagatttaaaaacaaacatgtgtGATCATATTTTGTATATACATTATTGAGGTTGAAATTAACGTAACAcacatgctaacattagcaatagCCACTTCTCTCGTTTTCTCTTTCGCTTACCGCTTAAAGTCTCTCATTAAACGTCGTCTTGCCGGAGTTGACATATTTGTGAACAGTTCGGCCCTATGCCAAAGAAGCGATTTtcctaaattatattttaaagttttaaaagctttatttactTGACTACTGGCTATTCGACGATCGCTACTAGCTCAACAAATATTTGGCTTCCTTTCCGAGTTTTCAGACTCTACCACATGCAAACGAAAAGGGGGTCCCAGTTTTAATTCATGCCAAATTTAAAGAGCATATCGGCAAATATCAAATATATAATAGCAACATTTTCGGGAAAGCTCaaacaaattaacatttctTGGACATTTGTTCAGTAAAATTTGTCTAGATATAGTTGGAGTATTTTTGCAAAACCAGATGCACCCCATGTTTGACACTTGAACTAGTCTTCTGAAATTACGTCATATGTTTGCGCACATATTTTGTTGGTGTGGTTGGCAAGCGGCAGCGAttagttgtttctttttaaattatccccatattttagattttgttccaatttttgttatgaacaaaaacattcattttttattactacAACTTTTACACGGTTAAAGCAACTAGTATGCCGAAGTATTTGTTCATCTTAAGGTATAAATGCACGACCACAAGATGGAGCCTTTGCTTCGGGTTTTATATATTGGGCAATGCAGAGACATTAATTCAACACAGGAATCAAATAATAGTGAGATCATACATATATATGAAACTGTAGCATGATTAAATTGGTACTTTCCATATATAACACAGAGGGTTAGTGCGATTCTAAACATGGAAGCTATATATATGTGTCAATCTCTCGTGGTGTTCAAGTCCCATATGGTCTAGCGGTTAGGATTCCTGGTTTTCACCCAGGCGGcccgggttcgactcccggtaTGGGAACTACTGTTTTCTTAAATCTTACTtctctttgaacatttttctttaatacgaAAAATGACAGTTTATCATAAAGGGTACgaacataaaaatacaacaaatgcgtctttctgaaaaatatttgtcGACCCCGCCCGAAGAGGAGCCTTCCCATATTAACCTCATCTCACAGGGGTTTGGACGTTCCCGGAAGATGCCCATTACAACTCCTATCTCCCTGTGCCAGCACTTATGAGTCAGGGCAGTACAGGCGAACAAAGCGTGTcaggctttcatttttttctgtttttttagtcgTATTTTGAATTTCGTTTGCTCTTATTGACGCATGCGAATAACGGTGTATAAATACGGTGGCAGCGTGTTTACTGCgtataaaaaaggacaaaaccgtactttggaagttttttttttttttttttttttttttttttNNCTTGGAGTGGAAGTTTAACTTTTAGTTCATCATTTTCCAGCGATGCCTATTGCTCAACTGTGAAGCGCTCCAGGAGTGGCTCACTCTCGTGGCAGCCTTTAACCAAACTCCTGCTGCCTGCCGGACCGGGGCCAGTCATTTCCCAGGAAAATGTGACTGCCAGGAATTCCCCACACATCAGCAGCCTCTGTCGGAGAAAACGCTGCGACCTCATGTCAAGAAGCAGACGAAAGTGGTGACGGAGCGGTGATGTAGCCGGAGC contains:
- the ube2a gene encoding ubiquitin-conjugating enzyme E2 A, whose translation is MSTPARRRLMRDFKRLQEDPPAGVSGAPSENNIMVWNAVIFGPEGTPFEDGTFKLTIEFTEEYPNKPPTVRFVSKMFHPNVYADGSICLDILQNRWSPTYDVSSILTSIQSLLDEPNPNSPANSQAAQLYQENKREYEKRVSAIVEQSWRDC